In the Drosophila gunungcola strain Sukarami unplaced genomic scaffold, Dgunungcola_SK_2 000001F, whole genome shotgun sequence genome, one interval contains:
- the LOC128261464 gene encoding uncharacterized protein LOC128261464 isoform X2 translates to MPKFSYKIFKNMNSRGLLRLLILSTFFWLLVLELLIFFNSTTFSDLKEFIFKPYKETIKEYEVGLRSQHWDDDRIARTLQEKAGHANKTWGRRCTHLTIIDQREFSLLEAYHSIYKKFHNELDWLLVVYLDSYVIMENLRHMLAHYRPTEEIYFSAHHAFYIYAHVGRVPSTDYIFSREALEQLATRNCLRNEVFLRECLKRMKRGPSDALQPFNVPDEVIPFSLRNEFWLWPCAFRAVYQNQSWESCFGGVVLFPYCRSISMHTLEFVFYHLRPYGHVNSLPELKSSSFPTTIASRPLNDHVARYLYRSVRIICLILTWPKNYMSAVKAISETWGRHCNRVVYYGSSSETILPGIEIVGLNISDVRSNLWGKTKAAFRHAFMHYGHEADWFYKADDDTYALMENMRYMLQPHSPKYPIYFGSTFQLSSSIYMSGGAGYVLSKMAVKKLVKGERSHCQPGDRGTEDWVMGQCLRKLSVKAYDSRDVYGRHRFFSLTMEHFLIPDHDEDNFWLQRYLLHPAGTGIQCCSTYAISTHYVSPFEMHFLETILYKARPYGLIAGHPPSRTPRKKGLRQQQFRL, encoded by the exons ATGCCAAAGTTTTCAtacaagatatttaaaaatatgaattctAGGGGGTTATTGCGGTTGCTGATCCTATCAACCTTTTTCTGGCTGTTAGTACTCGAGTTGTTGATATTCTTCAACAGCACTACCTTCAGTGATTTGAAAGAGTTTATTTTCAAGCCATATAAGGAGACGATAAAAGAGTATGAGGTTGGCCTAAGAAGTCAGCATTGGGATGATGATCGGATAGCGAGAACTCTTCAGGAGAAG GCTGGACATGCAAATAAAACTTGGGGTCGTCGCTGTACTCATCTGACCATTATCGACCAAAGGGAGTTCTCATTGCTGGAGGCTTACCACAGTATTTATAAGAAGTTCCACAATGAGTTGGACTGGCTGCTGGTGGTTTACTTGGATTCATATGTGATCATGGAGAATTTGCGCCACATGCTGGCCCACTATCGTCCAACCGAGGAGATCTACTTCAGCGCCCATCATGCCTTCTATATCTACGCCCATGTGGGCAGGGTACCCAGCACCGATTACATCTTCAGTAGGGAGGCTTTGGAGCAGTTGGCCACCAGAAATTGCCTCCGAAATGAGGTTTTTCTCAGGGAGTGCTTGAAACGAATGAAAAGGGGTCCCAGCGATGCCCTCCAGCCATTTAATGTCCCGGATGAGGTGATCCCCTTTAGTTTGCGCAATGAATTCTGGCTCTGGCCCTGCGCCTTCCGAGCTGTGTACCAAAACCAG aGCTGGGAGAGTTGTTTTGGGGGAGTCGTACTTTTCCCGTATTGCCGTTCCATATCGATGCACACCCTGGAGTTTGTGTTCTACCACCTGCGACCCTATGGCCACGTAAATTCCCTGCCGGAATTGAAGTCCTCCAGTTTTCCAACAACAATAGCATCTAGGCCATTGAACGATCACGTGGCCAGGTATTTGTATCGGTCGGTAAGGATAATCTGCTTGATATTGACCTGGCCAAAGAATTACATGAGTGCCGTGAAGGCAATTAGCGAAACGTGGGGTCGCCACTGCAATCGGGTGGTATATTATGGCAGTTCTTCCGAAACCATTTTACCAGGCATTGAAATTGTGGGTCTGAACATTAGTGATGTGCGAAGTAATTTGTGGGGCAAGACAAAGGCTGCATTTCGACATGCCTTTATGCATTATGGTCACGAGGCGGACTGGTTCTACAAAGCTGATGACGATACCTATGCTTTAATGGAGAATATGCGCTATATGCTTCAACCACACTCACCAAAATATCCGATTTATTTTGGATCCACCTTCCAGTTGTCGTCCAGCATTTACATGTCCGGAGGAGCTGGCTATGTGCTCAGCAAAATGGCCGTAAAGAAATTGGTTAAGGGGGAAAGAAGTCATTGCCAGCCAGGCGACAGAGGAACTGAAGACTGGGTGATGGGCCAATGCCTACGAAAATTGAGTGTTAAGGCCTACGATTCCAGAGACGTTTATGGACGACATCGGTTCTTCTCGCTGACCATGGAACACTTTCTCATACCTGATCATGatgaagacaacttttggctGCAGAGATATCTTCTTCACCCAGCTGGAACG GGAATTCAATGCTGTTCAACTTATGCGATATCAACCCACTATGTGTCACCCTTCGAAATGCACTTTCTGGAAACGATTTTGTATAAAGCACGACCATATGGTCTCATTGCTGGGCATCCTCCGTCAAGAACCCCAAGAAAAAAGGGATTAAGGCAACAGCAGTTTAGGTTATGA
- the LOC128262544 gene encoding glycoprotein-N-acetylgalactosamine 3-beta-galactosyltransferase 1 isoform X3: MIGLRPHRKRLELFLMVLIGVAWGILLSELMRRSHWRNHKDLVRVKSSPFPTSRRISPYSTAPSTTSTSTSTYTTTTTTSSSPNVLASNLFNETRVLCMVLTSPKTHHSKAIHIQRTWGTRCNKLIFMSSKADKELGTVVLKVREGYSNLWPKTRASLQYVYNHHFRNYDWFLKADDDTYVIMENLRAFLYAYSPSSPVYFGNKFRSNVKEEYMSGGAGYVLSKMALHQLINEGFVNSSICSNRGYGYEDIELGRCLRGVGVVGGDSRDEQGLNRFIPFSPLHWYPDAPKWYRPLLYYTTSNITSDCCSNSAISFHYNNAKEFYVLEYVIYKLRAFGIYRIQDHLPARKSTYSNIETKQIAVNNIVVEKNVTEPKAIIQNLSL; this comes from the exons ATGATTGGACTACGGCCGCATCGTAAGCGTTTGGAGCTGTTTTTAATGGTACTGATCGGCGTGGCCTGGGGCATTCTATTGTCCGAGTTGATGCGAAGATCCCACTGGCGAAATCACAAGGATCTGGTGAGGGTTAAAAGCAGCCCTTTCCCAACCAGTCGTCGGATTAGTCCTTATTCCACGGCTCCTTCCACCACCTCAACTTCCACTTCTACCTATACGACGACCACCACAACATCTTCATCACCCAATGTCCTGGCCTCCAATCTTTTCAACGAGACACGGGTCCTTTGCATGGTCCTAACCAGCCCCAAAACCCACCACAGCAAAGCTATTCACATCCAGAGAACCTGGGGCACTCGTTGCAACAAGCTGATCTTCATGAGCAGCAAGGCGGATAAGGAACTGGGAACCGTGGTCCTCAAAGTGAGGGAGGGCTACTCAAACCTATGGCCCAAGACACGGGCATCGCTGCAGTATGTCTACAATCATCATTTTCGGAATTACGACTGGTTTCTGAAGGCAGACGATGACAC CTACGTGATAATGGAAAACCTACGGGCCTTTTTATATGCCTACAGTCCAAGCAGCCCAgtttattttggaaataagTTTCGCAGCAATGTAAAAGAG GAATACATGTCTGGAGGAGCGGGCTATGTTCTGAGCAAAATGGCCCTGCACCAACTCATAAACGAGGGATTTGTCAACAGCAGCATCTGCAGCAATCGCGGATATGGCTATGAGGATATTGAACTAGGACGATGTCTGCGGGGTGTTGGCGTGGTAGGTGGAGATTCCAGGGACGAACAGGGATTGAACCGCTTTATACCCTTCTCACCGCTACACTGGTATCCAGACGCTCCCAAATGGTACCGACCACTGCTCTACTATACGACCTCAAAT ATCACCAGTGACTGCTGCTCAAACTCGGCCATCTCGTTTCACTACAACAATGCCAAGGAGTTTTACGTTTTGGAGTATGTTATCTATAAGCTAAGAGCTTTCGGCATATACAGAATCCAGGATCATTTGCCGGCAAGGAAGTCCACATATAGCAATATTGAGACCAAACAAATTGCAGTCAACAATATTGTGGTAGAAAAAAATGTCACAGAACCAAAAGCCATAATCCAAAACTTATCCCTCTAA
- the LOC128262702 gene encoding glycoprotein-N-acetylgalactosamine 3-beta-galactosyltransferase 1, whose protein sequence is MTAKIKLRSQLHLLTGFMAGFVLAFVLLLFVYDVNRVTPCWSSASTMSTATARIQDIPPARILCMVLTCPENVENLARAVHNTWGQRCSHLIFASSEDYEPLGVVQVVEPGGGGYEDLWNKTREGFRHVWEHFGRDYDWFLKADDDTYVVMENLQHLLSGFDTDTPVYFGYKMSRYNVSYMSGGASYVLSREALNRFMTQVYESEVICPQPKKMGIEDFYMGICMQNVGVHFVDSSQSLDGDTKPKFMPLDLENYMSEANTTIPQWLRQMSSSRVETGLTCCSNYSVAFHYASRERMFLYEFLIYHLKIFSPNQILELNERSQLTLSELIRRYPLEDNSNIKDLLQMSEKPDNF, encoded by the exons ATGACGGCCAAGATTAAATTGCGATCTCAGTTGCACTTGCTGACGGGTTTCATGGCGGGCTTTGTATTGGCCTTCGTGCTGCTCCTGTTTGTCTATGATGTGAATAGAGTGACGCCCTGCTGGAGCAGTGCCTCCACCATGTCCACAGCCACGGCCAGGATTCAGGATATTCCACCTGCCCGAATACTTTGCATGGTGCTCACCTGTCCGGAAAATGTGGAGAACTTGGCTCGCGCGGTTCACAATACTTGGGGTCAGCGATGCAGTCACCTGATTTTCGCCAGCAGTGAGGATTATGAGCCACTGGGCGTGGTCCAAGTAGTGGAGCCAGGAGGCGGTGGCTACGAGGATCTGTGGAACAAAACTCGGGAGGGTTTTCGCCACGTTTGGGAACACTTTGGTCGCGACTACGACTGGTTTCTCAAGGCGGACGACGATAC TTATGTGGTCATGGAGAATCTGCAGCACCTGCTTAGCGGTTTCGATACGGATACGCCCGTCTACTTTGGATACAAGATGTCACGTTATAATGTG AGCTATATGTCTGGCGGGGCTTCTTATGTTCTGAGTCGTGAGGCCCTCAATCGTTTTATGACGCAGGTCTATGAATCTGAGGTGATTTGTCCACAGCCCAAGAAAATGGGTATTGAGGACTTTTACATGGGCATATGTATGCAGAATGTGGGAGTACATTTTGTGGACTCATCACAGTCCTTAGATGGGGACACAAAGCCAAAGTTTATGCCTCTGGACCTGGAAAACTATATGTCGGAGGCAAATACAACAATTCCACAGTGGTTGCGCCAGATGAGTTCTTCTCGGGTTGAAACT GGCTTGACATGTTGTTCCAATTATTCTGTAGCCTTTCATTATGCTAGCCGCGAACGCATGTTTCTATACGAGTTTCTAATCTATCATCTCAAAATTTTTAGTCCCAACCAGATTTTGGAACTAAATGAGAGGAGTCAATTAACTTTATCCGAGTTGATCAGGCGATATCCCCTGGAAGATAATTCCAATATAAAAGACTTGCTACAAATGTCTGAAAAACCTGacaatttttag
- the LOC128262544 gene encoding glycoprotein-N-acetylgalactosamine 3-beta-galactosyltransferase 1 isoform X2 codes for MFEGYDSQKEKSIEMIGLRPHRKRLELFLMVLIGVAWGILLSELMRRSHWRNHKDLVRVKSSPFPTSRRISPYSTAPSTTSTSTSTYTTTTTTSSSPNVLASNLFNETRVLCMVLTSPKTHHSKAIHIQRTWGTRCNKLIFMSSKADKELGTVVLKVREGYSNLWPKTRASLQYVYNHHFRNYDWFLKADDDTYVIMENLRAFLYAYSPSSPVYFGNKFRSNVKEEYMSGGAGYVLSKMALHQLINEGFVNSSICSNRGYGYEDIELGRCLRGVGVVGGDSRDEQGLNRFIPFSPLHWYPDAPKWYRPLLYYTTSNITSDCCSNSAISFHYNNAKEFYVLEYVIYKLRAFGIYRIQDHLPARKSTYSNIETKQIAVNNIVVEKNVTEPKAIIQNLSL; via the exons ATGTTTGAAGGTTATGACAGTCAAAAGGAAAAAAg TATCGAAATGATTGGACTACGGCCGCATCGTAAGCGTTTGGAGCTGTTTTTAATGGTACTGATCGGCGTGGCCTGGGGCATTCTATTGTCCGAGTTGATGCGAAGATCCCACTGGCGAAATCACAAGGATCTGGTGAGGGTTAAAAGCAGCCCTTTCCCAACCAGTCGTCGGATTAGTCCTTATTCCACGGCTCCTTCCACCACCTCAACTTCCACTTCTACCTATACGACGACCACCACAACATCTTCATCACCCAATGTCCTGGCCTCCAATCTTTTCAACGAGACACGGGTCCTTTGCATGGTCCTAACCAGCCCCAAAACCCACCACAGCAAAGCTATTCACATCCAGAGAACCTGGGGCACTCGTTGCAACAAGCTGATCTTCATGAGCAGCAAGGCGGATAAGGAACTGGGAACCGTGGTCCTCAAAGTGAGGGAGGGCTACTCAAACCTATGGCCCAAGACACGGGCATCGCTGCAGTATGTCTACAATCATCATTTTCGGAATTACGACTGGTTTCTGAAGGCAGACGATGACAC CTACGTGATAATGGAAAACCTACGGGCCTTTTTATATGCCTACAGTCCAAGCAGCCCAgtttattttggaaataagTTTCGCAGCAATGTAAAAGAG GAATACATGTCTGGAGGAGCGGGCTATGTTCTGAGCAAAATGGCCCTGCACCAACTCATAAACGAGGGATTTGTCAACAGCAGCATCTGCAGCAATCGCGGATATGGCTATGAGGATATTGAACTAGGACGATGTCTGCGGGGTGTTGGCGTGGTAGGTGGAGATTCCAGGGACGAACAGGGATTGAACCGCTTTATACCCTTCTCACCGCTACACTGGTATCCAGACGCTCCCAAATGGTACCGACCACTGCTCTACTATACGACCTCAAAT ATCACCAGTGACTGCTGCTCAAACTCGGCCATCTCGTTTCACTACAACAATGCCAAGGAGTTTTACGTTTTGGAGTATGTTATCTATAAGCTAAGAGCTTTCGGCATATACAGAATCCAGGATCATTTGCCGGCAAGGAAGTCCACATATAGCAATATTGAGACCAAACAAATTGCAGTCAACAATATTGTGGTAGAAAAAAATGTCACAGAACCAAAAGCCATAATCCAAAACTTATCCCTCTAA
- the LOC128261655 gene encoding uncharacterized protein LOC128261655: protein MAAKFFALLSLALFAAGQAEYNYNEKSAKAVNSLEHSGSSSGEDFLSDYHTPSNNALNSEATPDGYDYMAPTRNQFAAGGSRTASVQASNLLQSAASAANAASILLPSPLPILRQEQNSEVVAAPSAVPQDSSVVVPLVQRQHQEPEVFPPASYSFNYAVNDESTGDIKEHSETRDGYVVRGFYSLIDPDGYKRTVTYTADDVHGFNAVVNRVPYALKTVVAQVAQPTAFVARDERSKSEGSAILDAELRSGSVSGSGSRSSSSEGSISGSGVTNTFAEDSYANAPRGLDSSGGPYA, encoded by the exons ATGGCAGCTAAG TTCTTTGCCCTGCTGTCGCTGGCCCTTTTCGCAGCTGGCCAAGCGGAATACAACTACAACGAGAAGTCGGCCAAGGCGGTCAATTCGCTGGAACACAGTGGTTCCAGTTCGGGTGAGGATTTCCTCAGCGACTACCACACGCCCAGCAACAATGCCCTGAATTCGGAGGCCACTCCCGATGGCTATGACTATATGGCGCCCACCAGGAATCAGTTTGCAGCCGGCGGCAGTCGAACGGCCAGTGTTCAGGCCTCGAATTTGCTACAAAGTGCTGCGAGTGCTGCCAATGCTGCCTCTATACTGCTGCCCTCGCCACTGCCCATCCTTCGTCAAGAGCAGAATTCGGAGGTGGTGGCTGCACCATCTGCAGTGCCACAGGATTCTTCGGTGGTGGTCCCATTGGTGCAGCGTCAGCATCAGGAACCGGAGGTCTTTCCCCCAGCCAGCTATAGTTTCAACTATGCCGTGAACGACGAGAGCACTGGGGACATCAAGGAGCATAGCGAAACGCGCGATGGTTATGTGGTCAGGGGTTTCTACAGTCTCATCGATCCCGATGGCTACAAGAGGACCGTGACCTACACGGCGGATGATGTGCATGGCTTCAATGCGGTGGTCAACCGAGTGCCCTATGCCCTCAAAACAGTGGTGGCTCAAGTGGCCCAACCCACTGCATTCGTGGCCCGCGACGAGCGCTCCAAATCCGAGGGATCAGCTATCCTGGATGCTGAGCTAAGATCGGGATCTGTTTCGGGCAGTGGGTCTaggtcctcctcctccgaaGGATCCATTTCCGGCTCCGGAGTGACCAATACCTTCGCCGAGGACAGCTACGCCAATGCCCCCCGAGGACTCGACTCCTCCGGCGGTCCCTACGCCTGA
- the LOC128261464 gene encoding uncharacterized protein LOC128261464 isoform X1 has product MPKFSYKIFKNMNSRGLLRLLILSTFFWLLVLELLIFFNSTTFSDLKEFIFKPYKETIKEYEVGLRSQHWDDDRIARTLQEKVRVHCLVYLDPSDYKFGLIKAGHANKTWGRRCTHLTIIDQREFSLLEAYHSIYKKFHNELDWLLVVYLDSYVIMENLRHMLAHYRPTEEIYFSAHHAFYIYAHVGRVPSTDYIFSREALEQLATRNCLRNEVFLRECLKRMKRGPSDALQPFNVPDEVIPFSLRNEFWLWPCAFRAVYQNQSWESCFGGVVLFPYCRSISMHTLEFVFYHLRPYGHVNSLPELKSSSFPTTIASRPLNDHVARYLYRSVRIICLILTWPKNYMSAVKAISETWGRHCNRVVYYGSSSETILPGIEIVGLNISDVRSNLWGKTKAAFRHAFMHYGHEADWFYKADDDTYALMENMRYMLQPHSPKYPIYFGSTFQLSSSIYMSGGAGYVLSKMAVKKLVKGERSHCQPGDRGTEDWVMGQCLRKLSVKAYDSRDVYGRHRFFSLTMEHFLIPDHDEDNFWLQRYLLHPAGTGIQCCSTYAISTHYVSPFEMHFLETILYKARPYGLIAGHPPSRTPRKKGLRQQQFRL; this is encoded by the exons ATGCCAAAGTTTTCAtacaagatatttaaaaatatgaattctAGGGGGTTATTGCGGTTGCTGATCCTATCAACCTTTTTCTGGCTGTTAGTACTCGAGTTGTTGATATTCTTCAACAGCACTACCTTCAGTGATTTGAAAGAGTTTATTTTCAAGCCATATAAGGAGACGATAAAAGAGTATGAGGTTGGCCTAAGAAGTCAGCATTGGGATGATGATCGGATAGCGAGAACTCTTCAGGAGAAGGTGCGTGTGCATTGCCTGGTTTATTTGGACCCTTCGGACTACAAGTTTGGTCTTATTAAGGCTGGACATGCAAATAAAACTTGGGGTCGTCGCTGTACTCATCTGACCATTATCGACCAAAGGGAGTTCTCATTGCTGGAGGCTTACCACAGTATTTATAAGAAGTTCCACAATGAGTTGGACTGGCTGCTGGTGGTTTACTTGGATTCATATGTGATCATGGAGAATTTGCGCCACATGCTGGCCCACTATCGTCCAACCGAGGAGATCTACTTCAGCGCCCATCATGCCTTCTATATCTACGCCCATGTGGGCAGGGTACCCAGCACCGATTACATCTTCAGTAGGGAGGCTTTGGAGCAGTTGGCCACCAGAAATTGCCTCCGAAATGAGGTTTTTCTCAGGGAGTGCTTGAAACGAATGAAAAGGGGTCCCAGCGATGCCCTCCAGCCATTTAATGTCCCGGATGAGGTGATCCCCTTTAGTTTGCGCAATGAATTCTGGCTCTGGCCCTGCGCCTTCCGAGCTGTGTACCAAAACCAG aGCTGGGAGAGTTGTTTTGGGGGAGTCGTACTTTTCCCGTATTGCCGTTCCATATCGATGCACACCCTGGAGTTTGTGTTCTACCACCTGCGACCCTATGGCCACGTAAATTCCCTGCCGGAATTGAAGTCCTCCAGTTTTCCAACAACAATAGCATCTAGGCCATTGAACGATCACGTGGCCAGGTATTTGTATCGGTCGGTAAGGATAATCTGCTTGATATTGACCTGGCCAAAGAATTACATGAGTGCCGTGAAGGCAATTAGCGAAACGTGGGGTCGCCACTGCAATCGGGTGGTATATTATGGCAGTTCTTCCGAAACCATTTTACCAGGCATTGAAATTGTGGGTCTGAACATTAGTGATGTGCGAAGTAATTTGTGGGGCAAGACAAAGGCTGCATTTCGACATGCCTTTATGCATTATGGTCACGAGGCGGACTGGTTCTACAAAGCTGATGACGATACCTATGCTTTAATGGAGAATATGCGCTATATGCTTCAACCACACTCACCAAAATATCCGATTTATTTTGGATCCACCTTCCAGTTGTCGTCCAGCATTTACATGTCCGGAGGAGCTGGCTATGTGCTCAGCAAAATGGCCGTAAAGAAATTGGTTAAGGGGGAAAGAAGTCATTGCCAGCCAGGCGACAGAGGAACTGAAGACTGGGTGATGGGCCAATGCCTACGAAAATTGAGTGTTAAGGCCTACGATTCCAGAGACGTTTATGGACGACATCGGTTCTTCTCGCTGACCATGGAACACTTTCTCATACCTGATCATGatgaagacaacttttggctGCAGAGATATCTTCTTCACCCAGCTGGAACG GGAATTCAATGCTGTTCAACTTATGCGATATCAACCCACTATGTGTCACCCTTCGAAATGCACTTTCTGGAAACGATTTTGTATAAAGCACGACCATATGGTCTCATTGCTGGGCATCCTCCGTCAAGAACCCCAAGAAAAAAGGGATTAAGGCAACAGCAGTTTAGGTTATGA
- the LOC128262544 gene encoding glycoprotein-N-acetylgalactosamine 3-beta-galactosyltransferase 1 isoform X1, translated as MFEGYDSQKEKSKSIEMIGLRPHRKRLELFLMVLIGVAWGILLSELMRRSHWRNHKDLVRVKSSPFPTSRRISPYSTAPSTTSTSTSTYTTTTTTSSSPNVLASNLFNETRVLCMVLTSPKTHHSKAIHIQRTWGTRCNKLIFMSSKADKELGTVVLKVREGYSNLWPKTRASLQYVYNHHFRNYDWFLKADDDTYVIMENLRAFLYAYSPSSPVYFGNKFRSNVKEEYMSGGAGYVLSKMALHQLINEGFVNSSICSNRGYGYEDIELGRCLRGVGVVGGDSRDEQGLNRFIPFSPLHWYPDAPKWYRPLLYYTTSNITSDCCSNSAISFHYNNAKEFYVLEYVIYKLRAFGIYRIQDHLPARKSTYSNIETKQIAVNNIVVEKNVTEPKAIIQNLSL; from the exons ATGTTTGAAGGTTATGACAGTCAAAAGGAAAAAAg taAAAGTATCGAAATGATTGGACTACGGCCGCATCGTAAGCGTTTGGAGCTGTTTTTAATGGTACTGATCGGCGTGGCCTGGGGCATTCTATTGTCCGAGTTGATGCGAAGATCCCACTGGCGAAATCACAAGGATCTGGTGAGGGTTAAAAGCAGCCCTTTCCCAACCAGTCGTCGGATTAGTCCTTATTCCACGGCTCCTTCCACCACCTCAACTTCCACTTCTACCTATACGACGACCACCACAACATCTTCATCACCCAATGTCCTGGCCTCCAATCTTTTCAACGAGACACGGGTCCTTTGCATGGTCCTAACCAGCCCCAAAACCCACCACAGCAAAGCTATTCACATCCAGAGAACCTGGGGCACTCGTTGCAACAAGCTGATCTTCATGAGCAGCAAGGCGGATAAGGAACTGGGAACCGTGGTCCTCAAAGTGAGGGAGGGCTACTCAAACCTATGGCCCAAGACACGGGCATCGCTGCAGTATGTCTACAATCATCATTTTCGGAATTACGACTGGTTTCTGAAGGCAGACGATGACAC CTACGTGATAATGGAAAACCTACGGGCCTTTTTATATGCCTACAGTCCAAGCAGCCCAgtttattttggaaataagTTTCGCAGCAATGTAAAAGAG GAATACATGTCTGGAGGAGCGGGCTATGTTCTGAGCAAAATGGCCCTGCACCAACTCATAAACGAGGGATTTGTCAACAGCAGCATCTGCAGCAATCGCGGATATGGCTATGAGGATATTGAACTAGGACGATGTCTGCGGGGTGTTGGCGTGGTAGGTGGAGATTCCAGGGACGAACAGGGATTGAACCGCTTTATACCCTTCTCACCGCTACACTGGTATCCAGACGCTCCCAAATGGTACCGACCACTGCTCTACTATACGACCTCAAAT ATCACCAGTGACTGCTGCTCAAACTCGGCCATCTCGTTTCACTACAACAATGCCAAGGAGTTTTACGTTTTGGAGTATGTTATCTATAAGCTAAGAGCTTTCGGCATATACAGAATCCAGGATCATTTGCCGGCAAGGAAGTCCACATATAGCAATATTGAGACCAAACAAATTGCAGTCAACAATATTGTGGTAGAAAAAAATGTCACAGAACCAAAAGCCATAATCCAAAACTTATCCCTCTAA